Genomic DNA from Dermochelys coriacea isolate rDerCor1 chromosome 12, rDerCor1.pri.v4, whole genome shotgun sequence:
TTCTGGGAAACCATGCCTGTTGAAGCTGCATGAGCACCCTTCACACTTAAGATGTTTGAAGCAGAAGTTATAAAAATGTTGTGCAGTCTCAAACTACCTCAGTTTGTGCATTTCTGTGGTCAGGTGCAGGGACCTTCCCTCTGTTCCAAGGGTGATTTCTTGGGGTCTTTTTAATCCAAAACTCAATTTCTTGTGTTGCACTGTATTTTAATTGGGCTCAGTGTTAAATAGCTTTCACTGTTGTACTGGCAGGTTTTTATTTTGGCCCGAAGGTTCTCTGGCTATTACCAAAATGTCTATCAGGGCTCTGGGGTCTCAGGTAAAAAGGGTGTATTTAAGCAGTGTGTGATGTGTCCCTCTATGTTCTGGAGACAGATGTGGGTATCTGCTATTCTGCATGGGGTTGTAAACCATTACTTGGATTGCTGCTCTATTGCAGGGCCTTCACACCTTGAGCTTGCACTGATAAGCAGCAGAGGCTCTGTGCCTTCATCAGGGAGGCCTTATGGGTCTGGTCCCTGGATCCAACATCAGATTAGCAGTCTCCCCCTGTGAAAAGAGGCATCAGATCAAGTCAAATTTAATTTCACATTGAAGTAGTTGGTACCAGAGAGAGATCTCCAGGGTTGTAGTGCCTGGAATTTCGCTCCCCAGCCAGTTCCAGGATCTGGAGGGACATAAGAGGTGCTATTTTTGTCTTTATGCTTCCCAGCAGCACTGTGTTTTGCTTGGATACAGCTGAGAATTTTAGCCCAAAATTCCTTCTTAGCTAGTAACCTGCTACTATCCCTAAGTGTCCACGCTCAGGTGGCTGAAATGTGGAAAGCAGAATAATTTGGTTGAGACTGAAGGAATCTTCCTTGGTGAGGGAGATGTCTCTTCCAGAGACAACTaagcagaatctgtccctatTGGTATTCTGGTTCTGTAGTATATTgctgtgaacatctagtctgcATACAACCACACACAAACAGTTTATTAAGTGGCACATGGAATTCTAGTTCTTTAGTTTTATTTGCTTCAGCAACTTTGATGGCAGTGTGATTGTTCCAGGCAAATATAAACTGTAAAGTAGAAATCTTACTGGTTGGAAATGCCAATCATAATGCAATTCTGAAAATTAAAACCACATTGTATTGGAACACTGTAAATATTTAGTGAAATGCAGTATGGAGGCTGGAGCTTTAGATCTTCATTTTGGACTCTGAAAAGTTAAGAAATAGCAGGTGTAAATTGTTTAGATTCTGAAAGTATTTCCTCTATGCTGGGGAGAATTTAATATTTGAAGTAAAATAATAGTATACTGCTCTAGGATCATCAGTTGTGATTCCTGGAGAGTTCTGCTGGTACAGTTACAAAATAGTATCTGAACAGATAAGCAACTCCATTTGGGCTGAGTAATCTACCAGTTCACTTAACAAAGAGTTTTTAGCTAGAATGTCAAGGCTGGTAAACTAAATGTTGGGCGAAGTTTAATCTGTATTCTGAACACTGTATTAATAATACAGGCTCATTTGCCAACTTTTAATAAACATGTACTTTTTCAGGatggaaaaataaatgcatcaaTAAGAAAGGGTTTGAAAACTACACAGAAATTCTACTGCTGTCCTATTGAAGGCTGCCCTAGAGGACCAAACAGACCATTTTCCCAATTTTCACTTGTAAAAcaggtatttattttttttctggactACTTTTCTTTGAGTAACAGTATAAGAGGAATCTGGGGACAACATGGGCTAAATCTTCAAGAGTGTTTATACCTTCCTGTATCCAAACTCATGTGCCAGACATCCCAATGTGTATACTCAAGTTGCAGAGCAAGTGTGTGGAGAAACCCCAGTCTGTGTGCAGATGGTAGTTTGCACATCCACTTTGGAAGACTTGGGCCTTTGTGTCTGTTAGTCACTGGCatgttctcatttaaaaaaaaaaaaacctgataaaaAATGAACGTTAGAAAAGATCATTCATATAAGATTTTTCTAAAGAGCTGACTTATGGCTAACATTTTTTCTATAAATGTCCAATTATAACAAAAAAAAGTCTAAGGGCAATTAGCTGGATTTAAATTATTAGCCATCTTAAATAGATAAGAAATAAGGCTAACTCCTGTACTTTTGTCTCAGGATTTGATGTCTTTACACAGTTGACTTTCTGTTGCATGTTCATCAGGATTATTTCTTGCTAAGAAAATGTCACTTATGCATTCTTTATGAAAAGTGTTACATTCTATTGAAAACCCAACTGCCAACATTTGTGACTCGTCTTCAGTGTCAGTCAGCTGCATGATCCAGCATGGCAGTgatgtggtctagtggctagagctgAGGGCCATAAATAAAGAGTTCTATTTACTTGCTCTGGGAACTTGGACAACTCACTTAGCCTCTCCTCTTTGTTCCAGTTCTTTATTGAAAGAAAGAGTGTGCCTCTCGCAAGATGGGTATTTTGATGATTTAACTAATGTTAATAAACAGCAAGATCCTTGAATGAGGGGCActgtgggcttgatcctgtgcccactgaagtcaatagcaaacctaccattgatgtcaatggtacAGGAGGCCCAGTAAGTGTTAAGTGGCAGTAGTTAATCTATAGCTAAAAGCTGTGGGGAATTGACGACATAAAATTAATGATCAAGTGTATGAGATTGCCAACAAGTTCATTCTCTGGTATTGTATGAAGACTTACTCCcaagtaaaacaatgaaaatcaatTAGCAGATCAATGACGGTGTAAAATCATAGTTATTTGTACAAAAAACAGTACTTCAAATAATGAAAACTAATTTAAGCAACTTTTCATTGTTTACTTTTTGCCCTCATCTCAACCTGGACAGTGAAACTAGACTTCTCTTCATTCTGTAGTTCTCATGACTCTAGAATAGTATTGTATAGTTTGTGCCTTGAGCAGtgcaagaaaatgtttaaatcttttttttctgtgaaaagccTAAATATTTCTATTGAATTCTTAAAACTGTTTCTGATTAAGGATAGTTTTCTTACTCTTCTCCAAGACTAGCGTATCTCCTAAATTATTTTGCATGTGCTAACACTGTATCTGTTTTGTAAATTAATGACCTCTTAACCAATTATTTTGTACTGCTAACTTGTCTAACTTTCACTGTGAATTTTAGCACTTTATGAAAATGCATGCTGAAAAGAAGCACAAATGTGATAAATGTAGCAACTCGTATGGCACGGAATGGGACTTGAAACGACATATAGAAGACTGTGGCAAGACTTTCCAGTGTACTTGTGGGTGCCCTTATGCCAGCAGAACAGCATTACTTTCTCATGTTTACAGAACTGGCCATGAGATCCCTGCAGAGCACAGGTAACAGTGAAGCTATTGTTGATTAAGTGGTTTAATTTATTGTATATTAAGTATTATGGCATCTTCCTACACATGCCTCATAATTAACTCCTTTCGGTTGATGGGAGGTGGGCCTGTCTCCTACCTATATGCAGTTAACTCCCACTAACACTAATGCAGtttgctgcttcttccttccATTGCTTACCGCAGTTCTAGATCCATTGATGGCAATGGGAATTGAGTGTCCAGTACTATGTAAGATCAAGCTTCTAGTGTCTAGCACAAGAAGTGTTACCAGCTGTGGTCCTCTTATTGCTGGTGACATTTATTGCATTTGTTGTTAGAACTACTAGTGATTCTCATTGGAACTGTGCATCCTGCAGTCCTATCAAAGTAGAAAGGGAATGCTCTTGGACGGGGAATGTGCACACCCCGTGTAGTTCTGTAGCCTGAATTAAGCaatgttaattaaatatttttactcTTAACACTTATACAGCACCATATGTGTCAGTTGCTTTCATTAGTAAGACAACAAGATAAGCATCAAAAATTGCCATCTATAAAATGTGTATAAATCTTCCTAGTAGTGTGCATGAATGAAGCAATCTATTTACTGAATCCTACTATATCTTGTCTTGCAGAGTGAGATGCTGCAAGATTATACTTGTGCATTGTATGCAAGGGATAGAAAACCTAGGCTCCAATTGTCTATAAGACTGTAACTACCTACTTTGGAAAAGTCTTTGAACATTTTCTTAAACACCACAACCCAAAATGCTGAGAGGTTACTCTTTTAGCATTTTCTTCATTCTCTTCCTTATTAAAGGGAAAAAGTCATGGTCAGGATTGGTTTTCCTGCCAATGCAGACCTACAGAAGGATTTAACTTTTATCTCCATTCCCACAAGGTCTAGTGCCATGATTGAAAGAGTTGGGAGGGAGGATTTTGTTGTTGGTCTCTAAACTGTGAGATAAATTCTGAATGTGTAATTTTTACAGGGATCCACCtagtaagaaaaggaaaatgtgcaCTGTGGTTTCCAATCAGCACTTGGCAGAGAAAGCGAGTGAAGCATTCATCAATGCACGCATCAGTAGTACTTGCACTCAGGAATTGGAATCGTCTGAGATGAAACTAATGGCCTCCTTTGAAGGCTCCTGCAGTTCTAATATCAGTAAGCAAACGCTCTCACAGCCAAAGTGTACACCGAAAATGCTTTTGCCAAAGCCCAAAGTAGCTCTGGTTAAACTTCCAGTAATGCAGTTTGCTCACTTACCTATTTTTGTTTCAGCAACAGATTCCTCTGTCAAACCTGTTGTGGTGACTGTTGATAATCAAGGCTCTGTTATGAGTACTGTTCACTTATTACCTCAGTCTATAGGAATTCTGATACCAGCATTAGAGGCTGAAGCACTTGTATTTAAAGACACTGTGCCTATTTCAAAAACGGCAAATTCTGGTGATGTTGAACCGATTAGCAACAGTGTCCAAGTCAATTTGAGTAAGGTAACCTCAAATAATACAGTACAAGAGCTGGGGAGCATGTGTCACAAGAATAAAATCTCTTCAATAAATGTACAAACTGACTTATCTTACATTTCACAGAActttgtgccatctgcagccTGGACTCCTGATTCTTCTGTATCCTCTTGCTCTCAGACAGACCTGACATTCAGTTCACAGGTTTCGCTACCGGTTAGTGTTCAGACTCAGACACTGTTGCCCAGTTCTAAACTGACTTCATCCATAGCTGCCCAGACTGATGCTTTTGCTCAGGCTtgtttccagtcatctggtgtaTCTAGAGAGACTCAAACCAATAGAACACAGAATTCTATTGAAGGGAGAATACAAATGGACCAGGCTGTAATGTGCAATGACATTTTTGCCAGTGTTCATTCAGTTTACAATGTTTCAACCCAGATTGGGCTCGCAGAAAACAATTTAATGGCTGCAAACATGGATCAAGGATTGCTACAAAGAAGTAACTGCAAGACCCTGAATCAGGATACAATAAAAACTGAATCCATTATCAACTTCAATACACAGACTAATATACTGCCACAGCAAAATATGACAGATAATCAAACCCAGACAATGGACTTACTAAGTGATCTGGAAAACATCTTTTCAGGTAATATGTCTGGCCAGACATTGGATAATCGTGGTCTTTTGTCTGACACTAGCTCTGGTGCTGATACACATCTGCCATCTGGCCCTACACAGAGCACAGGAATAGACTTTGACATTGAAGAGTTCTTTTCAGCTTCCAATATTCAAACCCAAACTGAGGAGAGTGAACTTGGTAATCTGAACTCTGAGCCGGTCTTGGAATCTCTGGACATTGAAACACAGACTGACTTATTTTTTTCGGACAGTGCCACTCAATCCTATAGCTGCAGAGGAAATTCTAACTTTTTAGGTTTGGAAATGTTTGATACCGAGACACAGACAGACTTAAATTCCTTCTTAGACAGTAGCACCCATTTGCCTTTGGGAAGTATTTTGAAGCAGTCCAGCTTCTCCATGAGCACTGACTCGTCTGATAATGAAACGCAGACAGAAATACCCTCTGCTGCTAAACATACAGCTAgtcaaaatatagaaaataaagtCCAGCTGAATAGTGCTGAAACACAGACTATGGATAGCTGCTTTGAgacccttggaagcctattccttACCAGCAATGAGACACAGACAGCTATGGATGACTTTCTTCTGGCTGACTTGGCCTGGAATACAATGGAGTCACAGTTCAGTTCAGTAGAAACACAGACCTGTGCAGAATTGTGTTCCTTTGTTTGTCAGAAGTTTGGAACAAGCCATTGAGTGCTacttaataaaattgtttttcttgcAGTTTGAAACTAAGTTATTGGGGTGGAGAGCGGGAGAAGGGACTGACCAAGTTATCTACGTTGAATGTAGTTGCCCGTATGCCGATGGTCTAAAAAAACCTTTTCATGCATAAGGTACTTCAGCTATTGTATATGTAACTTAAACATAGAATATGTGTACATGTTTGTAACCTGTTAATGTAAGTTTGAACTTTAAAGTGAATGTTCTCATGGTGCCTGCCGTTGTTGATCTGTGTTACAAAGCTATATCAACATGTCCATTGAACCTCAGTTCAGGCTTTTATATTTGTCTATACCTATATATTTCTGGCTCAGACCTAGGCCTACTTCTGCATCAAGA
This window encodes:
- the ATMIN gene encoding ATM interactor isoform X1, translated to MAAPGAAERARRGEGPGWPRASAPDTERPVPRELVRPSVTELSRAVRTNILCTVPGCGKVLPNSPALSMHLSKAHRVQDGKINASIRKGLKTTQKFYCCPIEGCPRGPNRPFSQFSLVKQHFMKMHAEKKHKCDKCSNSYGTEWDLKRHIEDCGKTFQCTCGCPYASRTALLSHVYRTGHEIPAEHRDPPSKKRKMCTVVSNQHLAEKASEAFINARISSTCTQELESSEMKLMASFEGSCSSNISKQTLSQPKCTPKMLLPKPKVALVKLPVMQFAHLPIFVSATDSSVKPVVVTVDNQGSVMSTVHLLPQSIGILIPALEAEALVFKDTVPISKTANSGDVEPISNSVQVNLSKVTSNNTVQELGSMCHKNKISSINVQTDLSYISQNFVPSAAWTPDSSVSSCSQTDLTFSSQVSLPVSVQTQTLLPSSKLTSSIAAQTDAFAQACFQSSGVSRETQTNRTQNSIEGRIQMDQAVMCNDIFASVHSVYNVSTQIGLAENNLMAANMDQGLLQRSNCKTLNQDTIKTESIINFNTQTNILPQQNMTDNQTQTMDLLSDLENIFSGNMSGQTLDNRGLLSDTSSGADTHLPSGPTQSTGIDFDIEEFFSASNIQTQTEESELGNLNSEPVLESLDIETQTDLFFSDSATQSYSCRGNSNFLGLEMFDTETQTDLNSFLDSSTHLPLGSILKQSSFSMSTDSSDNETQTEIPSAAKHTASQNIENKVQLNSAETQTMDSCFETLGSLFLTSNETQTAMDDFLLADLAWNTMESQFSSVETQTCAELCSFVCQKFGTSH
- the ATMIN gene encoding ATM interactor isoform X2 translates to MKMHAEKKHKCDKCSNSYGTEWDLKRHIEDCGKTFQCTCGCPYASRTALLSHVYRTGHEIPAEHRDPPSKKRKMCTVVSNQHLAEKASEAFINARISSTCTQELESSEMKLMASFEGSCSSNISKQTLSQPKCTPKMLLPKPKVALVKLPVMQFAHLPIFVSATDSSVKPVVVTVDNQGSVMSTVHLLPQSIGILIPALEAEALVFKDTVPISKTANSGDVEPISNSVQVNLSKVTSNNTVQELGSMCHKNKISSINVQTDLSYISQNFVPSAAWTPDSSVSSCSQTDLTFSSQVSLPVSVQTQTLLPSSKLTSSIAAQTDAFAQACFQSSGVSRETQTNRTQNSIEGRIQMDQAVMCNDIFASVHSVYNVSTQIGLAENNLMAANMDQGLLQRSNCKTLNQDTIKTESIINFNTQTNILPQQNMTDNQTQTMDLLSDLENIFSGNMSGQTLDNRGLLSDTSSGADTHLPSGPTQSTGIDFDIEEFFSASNIQTQTEESELGNLNSEPVLESLDIETQTDLFFSDSATQSYSCRGNSNFLGLEMFDTETQTDLNSFLDSSTHLPLGSILKQSSFSMSTDSSDNETQTEIPSAAKHTASQNIENKVQLNSAETQTMDSCFETLGSLFLTSNETQTAMDDFLLADLAWNTMESQFSSVETQTCAELCSFVCQKFGTSH